The following proteins are co-located in the Triticum aestivum cultivar Chinese Spring chromosome 1A, IWGSC CS RefSeq v2.1, whole genome shotgun sequence genome:
- the LOC123108387 gene encoding uncharacterized protein codes for MPRRPPACSWTPEVVPLFFPPLFDPEWIVSSSASPPPCASMPPATTVIAGHIARLVPLLPFPSSLSSFFSLSFSPLSLSKCSTTLLSTPLARKTTAMATRGSLWVIQDLTVPAPSLLAGPGLLLAAHQPWNSDACPEPSPCAGLAPSPRPPDPVCPAASPDPAARTLQHRRFLPPAAVSISSEMRASAARSVQSGVDPVGRPSTPPPFQHASCTTQAKGLKGPE; via the exons ATGCCTCGTCGCCCGCCCGCATGCTCGTGGACGCCCGAGGTGGTGCCTCTTTTTTTCCCTCCGTTGTTCGATCCCGAGTGGATCGTGAGCTccagcgcctccccgccgccttgcgCGTCCATGCCGCCGGCGACAACAGTAATAGCAGGTCATATTGCCCGCCTCGTCCCGCTCCTTCCCTTCCCTAGCTctctttcttccttcttttctctctctttctcacctctctctctctccaagtgCTCAACCACTCTGCTATCGACCCCGCTCGCCAGGAAAACCACGGCCATGGCTACCCGAGGCTCGTTGTGGGTCATTCAGGACCTCACCGTGCCAGCTCCATCTCTCCTCGCAGGACCGGGCCTGCTGCTCGCCG CTCACCAGCCATGGAACTCGGATGCGTGCCCCGAACCGTCTCCATGCGCAGGATTGGCTCCATCCCCAAGGCCGCCGGACCCCGTCTGCCCCGCTGCATCGCCGGATCCGGCCGCCAGGACACTTCAGCACCGCCGCTTCCTTCCTCCTGCTGCTGTTTCTATTTCTTCAGAAATGAGAGCATCAGCGGCTCGCTCGGTTCAGTCTGGCGTTGACCCCGTCGGCAGGCCCAGCACCCCCCCTCCCTTCCAGCATGCCTCTTGCACAACCCAGGCCAAAGGCCTCAAGGGCCCGGAGTGA